AACGCGATCGCTCTCTCGATCGAGAGACTTGCCTTGTCCAGTGAACCATCCTCGCGCTCCATCTGCGCGAGGAGATTCAGCACGCCGTCCGACGGATCGGTCCCGGCGGCGAGAGACCGCAGAGTCGCCACCACCGCCTCGCGATCGCCTTGGCGAATCTGCGCGATGTACGGCTCGAGGGCCGGCCAGGTCTCGGCGTACTGCGTGAGCTCGATGCCGGTGGGCTGCTCGACATGGATCACCGGGGGATGGTCGGCGCTCTCGCCTGCCAGGGCCGTGCCCAGCATCGCCGTCAGCGTCACCAGGCCGCGGAGGGGCGACCCGGCCCTGCTCCATGGGGTAGGAAATGCCCTCATGATGGTGATTACGCTGGTACCTCCACCCTGGTTACGCGGCTGAAGGGGTCGTATACTCCGTGGCACGGTTTCAGCCAACGGTCAACCTCCTCTAGCGAAAAGGGGACACGAACCATGAGGGGAACGTGGATCAAGATCTGGTGTGTCGCCTCCTTGGCGGCCGCCGTGGTCGCGCTGCCGCTCGCCGCGCAGAGCCCGCCCGGCCAGAAGGAAATGTCGGCGGAAGAAAAGGCGATGATGGACGCCATGATGAAGGCCGCCACGCCAGGCAAGCAGCATCAGTGGCTGGCGACCAAGGCGGGCATGTGGTCGTTCACCGGCAAGTTCTGGCAGGCTCCGGGCGCACCGCCGGTGGAAATGAGCGGCGCGGCCGAGCGCACGATGATGCTGGGTGGCCGTGTCATGGCCGAGAAGGTCAGCAGTGCAGGGTTCATGGGCCAGCCGTTCGAGGGCTACGGGCTGGCGGGCTACGACAACGTGGCCAAGGCGTTCTGGGGTACCTGGAACGACAACATGGGCACGGGCGTGATGCTGAGCAAGGGCCAGTGCGACGACAAGGGGGCGTGCACCTACACGGGTGAGTACTTCGACCCCATGACCGGAAAGATGAAGAAGTCGCGCATGACCGCGCGCGACGACGGGCCGGACAAGGAAATGCACGAGTTCTTCGACACCGGTCCGGATGGTAAGGAATTCAAGAGCATGGAGCTGGTGTACACGCGCAAGAAGTGAAGGCGCGAGCCTGGGCGAATCCGTCGGCCCCGAGGTGCCCGAGCGGCCTCGGGGCCTGACGGGTTTTCAGTCGAGGCGGACCTCGATGTCGCCAGCACCGACGCGGACGCCCACATCGGCGTCGCCTTCGCCGCGACTCCAGTGGACCTCGCCGCCGACGAGGTGCCGGCGAACGCTCTCCGCCCGGCCATGGCGGAGCTTCAGGTTGGCGTCGCCCACGGCTGCCTCCAGGTCCACCGAACCCACGTCGTCCTCGGCCAGGCGGATGTCGATGTCGCCGGCGCCGAGGCGGACGTCGATGTCGCCGCGCAGTCCCGCGATGCGCAGCTCTCCGGCCCCCATGTGCACCTCGAGGCC
This sequence is a window from Candidatus Krumholzibacteriia bacterium. Protein-coding genes within it:
- a CDS encoding DUF1579 family protein, with amino-acid sequence MAAAVVALPLAAQSPPGQKEMSAEEKAMMDAMMKAATPGKQHQWLATKAGMWSFTGKFWQAPGAPPVEMSGAAERTMMLGGRVMAEKVSSAGFMGQPFEGYGLAGYDNVAKAFWGTWNDNMGTGVMLSKGQCDDKGACTYTGEYFDPMTGKMKKSRMTARDDGPDKEMHEFFDTGPDGKEFKSMELVYTRKK
- a CDS encoding DUF4097 family beta strand repeat-containing protein, with product MELHFPFGALSVEPGDDDQVHVKLELECRHHWGDCEERLERIKVEADPRGSHLYLEVMGMSKSSNHGLHVGMRVTLPKEMGLEVHMGAGELRIAGLRGDIDVRLGAGDIDIRLAEDDVGSVDLEAAVGDANLKLRHGRAESVRRHLVGGEVHWSRGEGDADVGVRVGAGDIEVRLD